A genomic region of Candidatus Pseudomonas phytovorans contains the following coding sequences:
- a CDS encoding HlyD family secretion protein, with translation MKKPLLTLGRVVLTLLVVTFAAVLVWQMVVYYMFAPWTRDGHIRADVIQIAPDVSGLIQKVEVRDNQTVKRGDVLFTIDQDRFTLALRQAKATLGERQETLAQASREAQRNRKLGNLVAAEQLEESQSREARARSAVSEAQVAVDTAQLNLDRSVVRSPVDGYLNDRAPRNHEFVTAGRPVLSVVDSASYHVDGYFEETKLGGIHIGDAVDIRVMGDNTRLRGHVQSFAAGIEDRDRSSGANLLPNVNPAFSWVRLAQRIPVRIAFDEVPEDFRMIAGRTATVSIIEGQRP, from the coding sequence ATGAAAAAACCTTTGCTGACTTTGGGCCGTGTGGTCCTGACCTTGCTGGTAGTGACCTTCGCCGCCGTGCTCGTGTGGCAGATGGTGGTGTACTACATGTTTGCCCCCTGGACCCGCGACGGCCACATCCGCGCCGACGTGATCCAGATCGCCCCCGATGTGTCGGGGTTGATCCAGAAGGTCGAGGTGCGCGACAACCAGACCGTCAAACGCGGCGACGTGCTGTTCACCATCGACCAGGACCGCTTCACCCTGGCCCTGCGCCAGGCCAAGGCGACCCTGGGCGAGCGCCAGGAAACCCTGGCCCAGGCCTCGCGCGAAGCGCAGCGCAACCGTAAGCTGGGCAACCTGGTGGCCGCCGAGCAGCTGGAGGAAAGCCAGTCTCGCGAGGCCCGTGCCCGCTCTGCTGTCAGTGAGGCCCAGGTAGCGGTCGACACCGCCCAGCTCAACCTCGACCGTTCGGTGGTGCGCAGCCCGGTGGACGGCTACCTCAACGACCGCGCGCCGCGTAACCACGAGTTCGTCACGGCCGGCCGCCCGGTGCTCTCAGTGGTCGACAGTGCCTCGTACCACGTCGACGGCTACTTCGAGGAGACCAAGCTGGGTGGCATCCACATCGGCGACGCCGTGGACATTCGCGTGATGGGTGACAACACCCGCCTGCGCGGCCATGTGCAGAGCTTTGCCGCCGGCATCGAAGACCGCGACCGCAGCAGCGGCGCTAACCTGCTGCCCAACGTCAACCCGGCGTTCAGCTGGGTACGCCTTGCGCAGCGTATTCCGGTGCGCATCGCCTTTGACGAAGTGCCCGAGGACTTCCGCATGATCGCCGGGCGTACCGCCACGGTGTCGATCATCGAGGGCCAGCGCCCATGA
- a CDS encoding DUF1656 domain-containing protein: protein MIGELDISGVFLPTLLVMMFGTYLLFLGVHAVLVRMHFYRLVWHRALFNVALYAVLLGAVDHFCRNLMLP, encoded by the coding sequence GTGATTGGTGAACTGGATATCAGCGGGGTGTTCCTGCCTACGCTGCTGGTGATGATGTTTGGCACCTACCTGCTGTTCCTCGGGGTACACGCGGTGCTGGTGCGTATGCATTTCTACCGCCTGGTCTGGCACCGGGCGCTGTTCAACGTTGCCCTTTATGCCGTGCTGCTTGGCGCGGTGGACCACTTTTGCCGAAACCTGATGCTGCCATGA
- a CDS encoding FUSC family protein, producing MNGFFSSVPPARDWFYGVRTFGASMIALYIALLMQLPRPYWAMATVYIVSSPFVGPTSSKALYRAVGTLLGAGGAIFLVPPLVQSPLLLSIAIALWTGTLLFLSLNLRTANNYVLMLAGYTLPMIALAVVDNPLAVFDVASSRAQEICLGIVCAAVVGAIFWPRRLAPVVLGATGNWFTEAIRYSDTYLAREASGDKVGGMRGAMVATFNSLELMIGQLGHEGAGPHTLKNARELRGRMIHLLPVIDALDDAVVALEGRAPAQFAQLQPVLEAAREWLKGTADSASVARWTALHEQIDRLQPAAAALDQRAELLLSNALYRLTEWADLWQDCCTLQHALRTDDAKPWRAVYRHWRLSRLTAFFDRGLMLYSVASTVLAIVVACGLWIGLGWNDGASAVILAAVSCSFFAAMDDPAPQIYKFFFWTLLSVIFSSLYLFLVLPNLHDFPMLVLAFAVPFICVGTLTVQPRFYLGTLLTIVNTSTFISIQGAYDADFFTFLNANLAGPVGLLFAFIWTLVMRPFGVELAAKRMTRFAWRDIVEMTEPATLAEHRQVGVQMLDRLMQHLPRLSQTGQDSGVALRDLRVGLNLLDLLAYMPRAGQQARERLNTVVEEVGAHYAACLRAGERLHAPAALLRNMERARLALNLDELYERGDARTHLLHALSGLRLALLPGVEVMLDPAEQPQLPPGLDGAPL from the coding sequence ATGAACGGCTTCTTCAGTTCGGTACCTCCGGCCCGCGACTGGTTCTACGGCGTGCGAACCTTCGGCGCCTCCATGATCGCCTTGTACATCGCGTTGCTCATGCAGTTGCCGCGCCCCTACTGGGCGATGGCCACGGTGTACATCGTCTCCAGCCCGTTCGTCGGCCCGACCAGCTCCAAAGCGCTGTACCGCGCAGTGGGTACGCTGCTGGGTGCCGGCGGGGCGATTTTCCTGGTGCCGCCGCTGGTGCAATCGCCGTTGCTGCTAAGCATCGCAATCGCGTTGTGGACTGGCACTTTGCTGTTCCTGTCGCTAAACCTGCGCACGGCCAACAACTACGTGCTGATGCTGGCCGGCTACACCTTGCCGATGATCGCCCTGGCGGTGGTCGACAACCCGCTGGCGGTGTTCGACGTGGCGTCTTCCCGCGCTCAGGAAATTTGCCTGGGGATCGTCTGCGCGGCGGTGGTCGGCGCCATTTTCTGGCCGCGCCGGTTGGCCCCTGTGGTGCTCGGCGCTACGGGTAACTGGTTCACCGAAGCGATCCGCTACAGCGACACCTACCTGGCCCGCGAAGCCAGCGGCGACAAGGTCGGCGGCATGCGCGGGGCGATGGTCGCCACCTTCAACTCGCTGGAGTTGATGATCGGCCAGCTAGGCCACGAAGGCGCTGGCCCACATACCCTGAAGAACGCCCGCGAGCTGCGCGGGCGGATGATTCATCTGCTGCCGGTAATCGACGCGCTCGACGACGCCGTGGTGGCCTTGGAAGGTCGCGCGCCGGCCCAGTTCGCCCAGCTTCAACCTGTACTTGAAGCCGCTCGTGAATGGCTCAAAGGCACTGCCGACAGCGCGTCGGTCGCGCGCTGGACTGCGCTGCACGAACAGATCGACCGCTTGCAGCCCGCTGCCGCCGCCCTCGACCAGCGCGCCGAGCTTTTATTGTCCAACGCCCTGTACCGCCTGACCGAATGGGCCGACTTGTGGCAGGACTGCTGCACCTTGCAGCACGCCTTGCGTACCGACGATGCCAAGCCTTGGCGTGCGGTGTACCGCCACTGGCGCCTGAGCCGCCTGACGGCGTTCTTCGACCGCGGCCTTATGCTGTACTCGGTTGCCTCCACCGTACTGGCGATTGTGGTCGCCTGTGGCTTGTGGATCGGCCTGGGCTGGAACGACGGCGCCAGCGCCGTGATCCTCGCGGCAGTATCGTGCAGTTTCTTCGCCGCCATGGATGACCCGGCGCCGCAGATCTACAAGTTCTTCTTCTGGACACTGCTGTCGGTCATCTTCTCCAGCCTGTACCTGTTCCTGGTGCTGCCCAACCTGCACGATTTCCCGATGCTGGTGCTGGCCTTCGCCGTACCGTTCATCTGCGTTGGCACCCTGACCGTACAGCCGCGCTTCTACCTGGGTACCTTGCTGACCATCGTCAACACCTCGACCTTCATCAGCATTCAGGGCGCCTACGACGCCGACTTCTTCACCTTCCTCAACGCCAACCTGGCCGGCCCCGTGGGGCTGTTGTTCGCCTTTATCTGGACCCTGGTGATGCGCCCGTTCGGCGTAGAGCTGGCGGCCAAGCGCATGACCCGCTTCGCCTGGCGCGACATCGTCGAAATGACCGAGCCGGCGACCCTGGCTGAACACCGCCAGGTTGGCGTGCAGATGCTTGACCGCCTGATGCAGCATTTGCCGCGGCTGTCGCAAACGGGTCAGGACAGCGGCGTGGCACTGCGTGATCTGCGTGTGGGGCTGAACCTGCTTGACCTGTTGGCCTATATGCCGCGTGCCGGCCAGCAGGCTCGCGAGCGCCTGAACACGGTGGTTGAGGAAGTCGGCGCGCACTACGCCGCCTGCCTGCGTGCCGGCGAACGCCTGCATGCCCCGGCCGCGCTGCTGCGCAACATGGAGCGTGCACGCCTGGCGCTGAACCTGGATGAGCTGTACGAGCGCGGCGATGCCCGCACCCACCTGCTGCATGCCCTGAGCGGCCTGCGGTTGGCGCTGTTGCCGGGCGTGGAAGTGATGCTCGACCCCGCCGAACAACCGCAATTGCCCCCTGGCCTCGACGGAGCGCCCCTGTGA
- a CDS encoding MarR family transcriptional regulator, with the protein MSLDLLRLQVSSGMVVAARHWRRICHTALIGYGISEACAAPLLMIVRLGDGVHQVAVAQAAGLESPSLVRLLDQLCKAGLVCRSEDPLDRRAKALSLTAEGRALAEAIEAELVRLRRDVLNGIDQADLEATLRVLRAFEAAGLGSAGGVA; encoded by the coding sequence ATGTCCCTTGATCTCCTGCGCCTGCAAGTCAGCAGTGGCATGGTGGTTGCCGCTCGTCATTGGCGGCGCATCTGCCATACCGCGCTGATCGGTTACGGCATTTCCGAAGCCTGCGCCGCGCCATTGCTGATGATCGTGCGCCTGGGCGACGGCGTGCACCAAGTGGCGGTGGCCCAGGCTGCCGGCCTGGAAAGCCCATCACTGGTGCGCTTGCTCGACCAATTGTGCAAGGCCGGCCTGGTGTGCCGCAGCGAGGACCCACTGGACCGCCGCGCCAAAGCCCTGAGCCTGACCGCCGAAGGCCGTGCCCTGGCCGAAGCGATCGAAGCCGAACTGGTGCGCCTGCGCCGCGATGTGCTCAACGGAATCGACCAGGCCGACCTGGAAGCCACCTTGCGCGTGCTGCGCGCTTTTGAAGCTGCCGGCCTGGGCAGTGCGGGCGGGGTGGCATGA
- a CDS encoding tetratricopeptide repeat protein, which translates to MSAASNIHSLLARLLPERVIAPPTPVGRRQRLFAGVGLPSQRSMLVNRLDEASDLQAVYADLRRQALLGSVAALNDLGWIWLNGKYWRADTVLAGHLLRMAALQGNAAAWFNLGQQHYFGKGIDPSYVQAAECYRQAFELGMLHAAAALGDLYEEEVCDGDLDWQVDLVQAYQWFMRGAERGEARCRFEVGYRLMHGLYVDADIKAALYWLELAAAAGVVQAAEELAVHFSSRDGLRYQEWRDRAVQMGSTLALTMKLEDQIQP; encoded by the coding sequence ATGTCTGCTGCCAGCAATATCCATTCGCTGCTTGCCCGCCTTCTTCCCGAGCGGGTCATTGCGCCACCGACCCCGGTCGGGAGGCGACAGCGGCTGTTTGCCGGTGTGGGTTTGCCCAGCCAGCGCTCGATGCTGGTCAACCGTCTGGATGAGGCCAGTGACCTGCAGGCGGTGTATGCCGACCTGCGCCGCCAGGCGTTGCTAGGCAGCGTGGCGGCACTGAACGACCTCGGCTGGATCTGGCTCAACGGCAAGTACTGGCGTGCCGATACCGTGCTGGCTGGCCACCTGCTGCGCATGGCGGCCCTGCAAGGCAATGCCGCTGCATGGTTCAACCTTGGGCAGCAGCATTACTTTGGCAAAGGCATCGACCCTTCCTACGTGCAGGCGGCGGAGTGCTACCGGCAGGCTTTCGAACTGGGCATGCTCCACGCAGCCGCGGCCTTGGGTGACTTGTATGAGGAGGAGGTGTGCGATGGCGACCTGGATTGGCAGGTGGACCTGGTGCAGGCTTACCAGTGGTTCATGCGCGGGGCTGAGCGGGGTGAAGCGCGTTGCCGCTTTGAGGTGGGTTACCGGTTGATGCACGGGCTTTACGTAGACGCAGACATCAAGGCCGCACTGTACTGGCTGGAGCTGGCGGCAGCGGCGGGGGTAGTGCAGGCGGCGGAAGAACTGGCAGTGCATTTCAGCAGCCGCGATGGGCTGCGCTACCAGGAGTGGCGGGACCGGGCGGTGCAGATGGGCAGCACGTTGGCCTTGACCATGAAGCTGGAAGACCAGATCCAGCCCTGA
- a CDS encoding WYL domain-containing protein produces MPFATTRATLSRQWALLRLLPSRSPGTTSAELVWGLRDVGFTVSKRTVERDLNELSLIFPLERNDKSIPFGWHWSASAVGELRGSFDLLMHLRGDALQPTQGEGVELVARISDTLARQLRDAPLSGDMQLTALEHGHRLRGTVSDGWPLRWWLLSHGDGVVVEQPAGLREEIGRILSNAAAQYHKL; encoded by the coding sequence TTGCCGTTCGCCACAACTCGCGCCACCCTCAGCCGTCAGTGGGCGCTGCTGCGCCTGCTGCCCAGCCGCTCCCCCGGCACTACCAGCGCCGAGCTTGTCTGGGGCCTGCGCGATGTGGGCTTCACGGTCAGCAAACGCACGGTCGAGCGCGACCTCAATGAGCTGTCGCTGATCTTCCCGCTGGAGCGCAATGACAAGAGCATCCCGTTCGGCTGGCACTGGTCAGCCAGTGCGGTTGGCGAGTTGCGTGGCAGCTTCGACTTGCTGATGCACCTGCGCGGGGATGCGTTGCAGCCGACGCAGGGTGAAGGCGTGGAGCTGGTGGCGCGGATCAGCGATACACTGGCGCGGCAGCTGCGCGATGCGCCGCTGAGCGGCGACATGCAACTCACGGCGCTGGAACATGGGCATCGGTTGCGCGGCACGGTCAGTGATGGCTGGCCGTTGCGTTGGTGGCTGTTGAGCCATGGCGATGGGGTGGTGGTGGAGCAGCCTGCGGGGTTGCGGGAAGAGATTGGCAGGATCCTGAGCAATGCGGCAGCTCAGTACCACAAGCTTTAG
- a CDS encoding ABC transporter permease: protein MTTTPVRQEYEVQLQPLLSVPLERQLSLAQRLWQQGWLRKAVILMVIAVLWEAIARYQDNDLLLPSFLQTAAAFWDGLLSGELLAKVGVSLVILLKGYVLGIVLAFGLTSLAVSTQLGRDLLGTLTSMFNPLPAIALLPLALLWFGLGDNSLIFVLVHSVLWALALNTYAGFLGVSETLRMAGRNYGLKGLRLVLHILVPAALPSILSGLKIGWAFAWRTLIAAELVFGASSGKGGLGWYIFQNRNELYTDKVFAGLAVVILIGLLVEGLVFNTLERLTVRRWGMQR, encoded by the coding sequence ATGACCACTACACCTGTACGCCAGGAATACGAGGTGCAGCTGCAGCCCCTGCTCAGTGTGCCTTTGGAACGCCAGTTATCGTTGGCGCAACGTCTGTGGCAGCAAGGCTGGCTGCGCAAGGCGGTCATCTTGATGGTGATTGCCGTGCTGTGGGAGGCCATCGCCCGCTACCAGGACAACGACCTGCTGTTGCCGAGCTTTCTGCAAACCGCTGCGGCCTTTTGGGACGGCTTGCTTAGCGGAGAACTGCTAGCCAAAGTCGGTGTTTCGCTGGTGATTTTGCTAAAGGGCTATGTGCTGGGCATCGTCCTGGCCTTCGGCCTGACCAGCCTTGCGGTTTCGACCCAACTGGGCCGGGACCTGCTGGGCACGTTGACCTCGATGTTCAACCCGCTGCCGGCCATTGCCTTGTTGCCCTTGGCGTTGCTGTGGTTCGGGCTGGGCGACAACAGCCTGATCTTCGTGCTGGTGCATTCGGTGCTGTGGGCCTTGGCGCTGAACACGTATGCGGGCTTTCTCGGGGTCTCGGAAACACTGCGCATGGCGGGCCGCAACTATGGCCTGAAAGGGCTGCGGCTGGTGCTGCATATTCTCGTGCCGGCGGCCTTGCCGTCGATTCTGTCGGGGCTGAAGATCGGCTGGGCCTTTGCCTGGCGTACACTGATCGCCGCCGAACTGGTGTTTGGTGCCAGCAGCGGTAAAGGCGGGTTGGGCTGGTACATCTTCCAGAACCGAAACGAGCTGTATACCGACAAGGTATTTGCCGGGTTGGCGGTGGTGATCCTGATCGGCTTGCTGGTGGAAGGACTGGTGTTCAACACCCTGGAGCGGCTGACCGTGCGACGGTGGGGGATGCAACGCTAG
- a CDS encoding ABC transporter ATP-binding protein, with protein sequence MTAPLPGHTASNLSRVVTPPLLKVDNLSLEYRTAQRVVRATHQVSFEVDRADRFVLLGPSGCGKSTLLKAVAGFIPPQEGQILLQGQEVRGPGPDRIVVFQEFDQLPPWKTVKQNVMFPLLVSGQLKRAEAEERALHYLEKVGLAAFADAYPHTLSGGMKARVAIARALATQPKILLMDEPFAALDALTRRKMQEELLLLWEEVRFTLLFVTHSIEEALVVGNRILLLSPHPGRVRAEVHSHQYDLGSLGASDFQASARRIHRLLFDEADTPEQPDDLGFNDIRIAY encoded by the coding sequence ATGACCGCCCCATTGCCAGGCCACACGGCCAGCAACCTGAGCCGTGTCGTAACGCCGCCTTTGCTCAAGGTGGATAACCTCAGCCTCGAATACCGCACCGCGCAACGCGTGGTGCGGGCTACTCACCAGGTCAGCTTCGAAGTCGACCGTGCGGACCGCTTTGTGCTGCTCGGCCCCTCCGGCTGCGGCAAGTCCACCTTGCTCAAGGCCGTGGCCGGTTTCATCCCGCCTCAGGAAGGGCAGATTCTGCTCCAGGGGCAGGAGGTCCGCGGCCCAGGCCCCGACCGCATCGTGGTGTTCCAGGAGTTCGACCAGTTGCCGCCGTGGAAGACGGTGAAGCAGAACGTCATGTTCCCACTGTTGGTTTCCGGCCAGCTAAAAAGGGCCGAGGCTGAAGAACGGGCGCTGCATTACCTTGAGAAGGTCGGCTTGGCCGCCTTCGCCGATGCCTATCCGCACACCTTGTCGGGCGGTATGAAGGCACGCGTGGCAATTGCCAGGGCGTTGGCCACGCAACCAAAGATTCTGTTGATGGATGAGCCGTTCGCCGCCCTGGATGCGCTGACCCGGCGCAAGATGCAGGAAGAACTGTTGCTGTTGTGGGAGGAAGTGCGATTCACCCTGCTGTTCGTGACCCATTCCATTGAGGAAGCGCTGGTAGTCGGCAACCGCATCCTGCTGTTGTCGCCGCACCCCGGGCGAGTGCGGGCCGAAGTGCACAGCCATCAATACGACCTGGGCAGCCTGGGTGCCAGCGACTTCCAGGCCAGTGCCCGGCGTATCCACCGTTTGCTGTTTGACGAGGCGGATACCCCGGAACAGCCCGACGACCTTGGCTTCAATGATATTCGCATCGCCTACTGA
- a CDS encoding ABC transporter substrate-binding protein: protein MRKSISRLAASIGLGASLVIGSLAAPAVAQAEGKIRIAEQFGIVYLLLNVVRDQHLIEKHGKEQGIDIDVDWAQLSGGSAINDALLSGSVDIAGAGVGPLLTVWDRTKGRQNVKAVASLGNFPYYLVSSNPNVKTIADISDKDRIAVPAVGVSVQSRFLQYAAAQQWGDKEYNRLDKYTLAVPHPDATAALLAGGTELNGHFSNPPFQDQVLANKDVHVVLNSYDLLGPNSPTLLFATEKFRKDNPKTYKAFVDALAEAADFAQKDKAAAADTYIRVTKAKIDRDALIKLIDNPQYEFTITPKNTYKLADFLYRVGAIKHKPESWKDYFFQDERPLQGS, encoded by the coding sequence ATGCGCAAATCCATCAGCCGCCTGGCGGCAAGCATCGGCCTGGGCGCTAGCCTGGTCATCGGCAGCCTGGCCGCCCCCGCAGTGGCCCAGGCCGAAGGCAAGATCCGTATTGCCGAGCAGTTCGGCATCGTCTACCTGCTGCTTAACGTGGTACGTGACCAGCACCTGATCGAAAAGCACGGCAAGGAGCAGGGCATCGACATCGACGTCGACTGGGCCCAGCTGTCGGGTGGCTCGGCCATCAATGACGCACTGCTGTCCGGTTCGGTGGACATCGCCGGCGCAGGTGTCGGCCCACTGCTGACTGTGTGGGACCGCACCAAAGGCCGGCAGAACGTGAAGGCAGTGGCCTCGCTGGGCAACTTCCCTTACTACCTGGTCAGCAGCAACCCCAACGTGAAGACCATCGCCGACATTTCCGACAAAGACCGCATCGCTGTGCCGGCGGTAGGTGTTTCGGTGCAGTCGCGCTTCCTGCAGTACGCCGCCGCCCAGCAGTGGGGCGACAAGGAATACAACCGCCTCGACAAATACACCCTCGCCGTACCGCACCCGGACGCCACCGCCGCGCTGCTGGCGGGCGGCACCGAGCTGAACGGGCACTTCTCCAACCCGCCGTTCCAGGACCAGGTACTGGCCAACAAGGACGTGCACGTGGTGCTCAACAGCTACGACCTGCTCGGCCCCAACTCGCCGACCTTGCTGTTTGCCACCGAGAAATTCCGCAAGGACAACCCTAAAACCTACAAGGCTTTCGTTGACGCCCTGGCCGAAGCCGCAGACTTCGCCCAGAAAGACAAGGCAGCTGCCGCCGACACCTACATCCGCGTGACAAAGGCCAAGATCGACCGCGACGCGCTGATCAAGCTGATCGACAACCCGCAGTACGAATTCACCATCACGCCGAAGAACACCTACAAGCTCGCCGATTTTCTCTATCGGGTAGGCGCCATCAAGCACAAGCCGGAATCGTGGAAGGACTACTTCTTCCAGGATGAACGCCCGCTGCAAGGGAGCTGA
- a CDS encoding TauD/TfdA family dioxygenase — protein MSAASNALSTIDSAQPQVFEIRPFSGAVGAEIIGLDLDKPVNAGDFTRIHRAHLDHHVLVFRDQRISPKQQIAFSRRFGELQIHVLKQFLLAGHPEILIVSNIIENGQSIGLGDAGKFWHSDLSYKELPSLGSMLHAQELPSEGGDTLFADMHKAWDAVPDALRKQIEGRSAAHSYTARYAETKFEGNWRPTLTAEQLAQVKEVIHPVVRTHPENGRKALFVSEGFTTRIVGLPDDESHDVLQQLYALSVLEQNIYRHQWQAHDLVFWDNRSLIHLAAGCPAHLRRKLYRTTIQGDAPF, from the coding sequence ATGTCAGCCGCCTCGAACGCCTTGTCGACCATCGACAGCGCCCAGCCGCAAGTTTTCGAAATCCGCCCGTTCTCCGGTGCCGTAGGCGCCGAGATCATCGGCCTGGACCTGGACAAACCGGTCAACGCCGGGGATTTCACCCGAATCCATCGCGCCCACCTCGACCACCATGTGCTGGTGTTCCGCGACCAGCGCATCAGCCCGAAACAGCAGATCGCTTTCAGCCGCCGCTTTGGTGAGTTGCAGATCCACGTGCTCAAGCAGTTCCTGCTGGCAGGCCACCCCGAGATCCTGATTGTTTCCAACATCATCGAGAACGGCCAGAGCATTGGCCTGGGTGATGCCGGTAAGTTCTGGCACTCGGACCTGTCGTATAAAGAACTGCCCAGCCTCGGTTCGATGCTGCATGCCCAGGAACTGCCCAGCGAAGGCGGCGACACCCTGTTTGCCGACATGCACAAAGCTTGGGATGCCGTACCCGATGCCCTGCGCAAACAGATCGAGGGCCGCAGTGCCGCTCACTCCTACACCGCTCGCTACGCCGAGACCAAATTCGAAGGCAACTGGCGCCCGACCCTGACCGCCGAGCAATTGGCGCAGGTCAAGGAAGTCATCCACCCCGTGGTCCGCACACATCCGGAAAACGGCCGCAAGGCGCTGTTTGTCAGTGAAGGCTTCACCACTCGCATCGTCGGCTTGCCAGACGATGAAAGCCACGACGTGCTGCAACAGTTGTACGCCCTGAGCGTGCTGGAACAGAACATCTACCGCCACCAATGGCAGGCCCACGACCTGGTGTTCTGGGACAACCGCTCGCTGATCCACCTGGCCGCCGGCTGCCCCGCACACCTGCGCCGCAAGCTGTACCGCACCACCATCCAGGGCGATGCCCCGTTCTGA
- a CDS encoding tryptophan synthase subunit beta, with amino-acid sequence MFYVQRDAAGQLLRVEAASFDQFTEMLPADHADIQEWFADDAVENSLAQLKQSDLDMIRVLEDLIDVLTAKGVFKITDLPAGAQAKLLNRSTARKALSSLNNLIDEEEQGGLI; translated from the coding sequence ATGTTCTACGTGCAACGCGACGCTGCCGGCCAGTTGCTGCGGGTAGAAGCAGCCTCTTTTGACCAGTTCACCGAAATGCTCCCAGCCGACCATGCTGATATCCAGGAATGGTTTGCCGATGACGCCGTTGAAAACAGCCTCGCCCAGCTCAAGCAAAGCGACCTGGACATGATCCGGGTACTTGAAGACCTGATCGATGTGCTGACCGCCAAGGGCGTGTTCAAGATCACCGACCTGCCCGCCGGCGCGCAGGCCAAGTTGCTCAACCGCTCCACCGCGCGCAAGGCGCTAAGCAGCCTGAACAACCTTATCGATGAAGAAGAGCAGGGCGGGCTGATCTGA